A window of the Cellvibrio sp. pealriver genome harbors these coding sequences:
- a CDS encoding ABC transporter permease, with product MIRLRLAGKSLLNRRATVLLTVLSLTIGIMLVLGITHLRTQVKESFNNTLSGTDLIVGARGGTLNLLLYSVFHMGSSTHTVRWHTYEELAKHSQVKWAVPLAMGDSHKGHRVVATTPDFFARYAYGKKQPLQFAHGKAFAGKYDVVIGAAVARKLQYQLGDNIVLAHGIAEVSLAKHDDSPFVISGILAATGTSVDKSLYISLAGMAAIHEDWQSGVQIPAAKKQPQITQHAHDDHEHEHSYADGEKHRGHNHGHEQESEHEHESEHEHEAHDHQAHDQSLSAIFVGLQSRAATFTVQRQINQYTGEPLQAIVPGLALAELWQVVGSVEVAFNVIAWLVVVASLLGMVASVLTALHERQREFAILRSFGASPAYIVSLIVGEVFLLALSAIVLATLLLVLLIGGLQSWLLTVWGLTISADVFGPQQWEYVGVFLVVALTMAFVPAAVAYKRSLSDGLSIRQ from the coding sequence ATGATTCGCCTTCGTCTTGCCGGTAAAAGTTTATTGAATCGCCGCGCAACGGTACTGCTGACCGTGTTGTCGTTAACCATTGGCATTATGTTGGTGCTTGGCATTACCCATTTGCGCACGCAAGTAAAAGAAAGTTTTAACAATACGCTTTCCGGAACCGATTTAATTGTGGGCGCGCGCGGCGGTACATTAAATTTATTGTTGTACTCCGTATTTCATATGGGCAGCAGCACCCACACGGTTCGCTGGCACACCTATGAAGAGTTGGCAAAACACAGTCAAGTCAAATGGGCAGTGCCACTTGCGATGGGCGATTCACACAAGGGGCACCGTGTTGTCGCCACTACACCGGATTTTTTTGCGCGCTATGCTTACGGTAAAAAACAACCGTTACAGTTTGCGCATGGAAAAGCCTTTGCCGGAAAATACGATGTGGTGATAGGCGCAGCGGTTGCGCGTAAATTACAGTATCAGCTGGGCGATAACATTGTATTAGCGCACGGCATTGCCGAGGTGTCGCTTGCCAAACACGATGATTCTCCATTTGTTATTAGCGGTATCCTTGCGGCCACAGGTACTTCCGTCGATAAAAGTTTGTACATTTCACTGGCAGGCATGGCCGCGATTCATGAGGATTGGCAATCTGGCGTGCAGATTCCCGCTGCAAAAAAACAGCCACAGATTACACAGCACGCGCACGATGATCATGAACACGAACACTCTTATGCGGATGGCGAAAAACATCGCGGACACAATCACGGGCATGAACAAGAGTCCGAACATGAACATGAGAGCGAGCATGAACATGAAGCACATGATCATCAGGCACATGACCAATCTTTAAGTGCAATCTTTGTCGGTTTACAAAGTCGCGCTGCAACATTTACGGTGCAGCGGCAAATCAATCAATACACTGGTGAACCACTGCAAGCCATAGTGCCCGGTCTTGCATTGGCAGAATTGTGGCAAGTCGTGGGTTCGGTAGAAGTCGCATTCAATGTAATCGCGTGGCTGGTAGTGGTGGCCAGTTTGCTTGGAATGGTTGCAAGTGTGCTGACTGCGCTCCACGAACGGCAGCGCGAATTTGCCATTCTTCGCTCGTTCGGCGCGAGCCCCGCTTATATTGTTAGCTTGATTGTGGGCGAAGTATTTTTATTGGCGTTATCGGCCATTGTGTTGGCAACGTTGTTATTGGTTTTGTTAATTGGCGGGCTTCAATCCTGGCTGTTGACTGTGTGGGGCTTAACGATTTCAGCCGATGTATTCGGCCCGCAGCAATGGGAATATGTCGGCGTATTTCTTGTGGTGGCACTTACGATGGCATTTGTTCCTGCTGCTGTTGCGTATAAGCGCAGCTTGAGCGATGGCTTATCTATTCGCCAGTAA
- a CDS encoding TonB-dependent receptor: MRSYLQDGNYKTSTFTNTLGGDHQLTEWKLNWRLNYTETESDVSLPIVLQDQTNPLQMHSLSYDRSNPNMPRVQLYTTVSNGAGGYMRGEAVSRMNQTGFGANNLLNYLINLTTESVTAKTDAEHEWQMGNADAKLSLGVQLDQRDAGSPGSSSALVPVGQLAQANGLTLSPNDFVSDNIWKTDFDRGFNATYVDNIGFRRQLDSVMDSLISAGKVDPKSFYPAETRYDINEDVLSAYAMNRWQWNEQEIVVGLRVEKTELDSQGFFKDNNSTTNIELSNSDTQVFPSIHWNMDLTEAMKIRFAAVTGTSRPNFTDLRAGAVANDTAQTVGGGNPYLNPEMAKGIDGSWEWYFTDAALASIGVFYRQVDDVLYDATTKVGDDRFNSAGIDRSNYDYATVLNGDEGEISGVEFAYMHQWEFLPEPLQGFGMQANLALLDSEFTTPDGRKSAFTGTSDKVINASVFYENYGWSVQLNWQWRDAWLDDISADATSDYYWKDTERLDLSVRYQLNDTIGFYLDANNLSDEIGVRYQGTEALPVEVEGFGRRYLLGVRASF, from the coding sequence ATGCGCAGTTATTTACAAGACGGCAATTACAAAACCTCCACATTCACTAACACCTTGGGCGGTGATCACCAACTCACTGAGTGGAAACTCAACTGGCGTTTGAATTACACCGAAACTGAATCGGATGTGAGTTTACCCATTGTGCTGCAAGACCAAACCAATCCGTTGCAAATGCATTCTCTCAGTTACGACCGCAGCAACCCGAATATGCCACGCGTGCAGCTATACACCACTGTCAGCAATGGCGCGGGCGGTTATATGCGCGGCGAAGCCGTTTCGCGCATGAACCAAACCGGTTTTGGTGCAAACAATTTACTGAATTATTTAATCAATTTGACAACCGAATCGGTAACGGCAAAAACCGATGCCGAACACGAATGGCAAATGGGCAATGCCGATGCAAAACTATCACTCGGTGTACAACTCGACCAACGCGATGCAGGATCACCCGGCAGCAGCTCCGCGCTGGTGCCTGTTGGGCAATTGGCACAAGCCAATGGTTTAACACTTTCACCCAATGATTTTGTGAGCGATAACATATGGAAAACCGATTTTGACCGCGGCTTTAACGCGACCTATGTGGACAACATTGGCTTTCGTCGTCAGTTAGATAGCGTGATGGATTCACTGATCAGCGCTGGCAAAGTAGATCCCAAGAGTTTTTATCCGGCCGAAACCCGCTACGACATCAACGAAGATGTTCTCAGTGCATACGCTATGAACCGTTGGCAATGGAATGAACAAGAAATTGTGGTGGGCCTGCGTGTAGAAAAAACGGAATTGGATAGCCAAGGATTTTTTAAAGATAATAACAGCACCACCAATATTGAATTAAGCAATAGTGATACGCAGGTTTTCCCCAGCATCCATTGGAATATGGATTTAACTGAGGCAATGAAAATCCGCTTCGCCGCCGTCACCGGCACCAGCCGCCCCAACTTTACCGATTTACGCGCAGGCGCTGTGGCTAACGACACCGCACAAACTGTCGGCGGCGGTAACCCCTATTTAAATCCGGAAATGGCGAAGGGTATTGATGGTTCATGGGAGTGGTACTTCACCGATGCTGCGCTTGCATCCATCGGTGTTTTTTATCGTCAAGTGGATGATGTTCTTTATGACGCAACCACCAAAGTGGGCGATGACCGCTTCAACAGTGCCGGAATAGATCGCAGCAATTACGATTACGCCACTGTGTTGAATGGCGATGAAGGTGAAATTTCCGGCGTTGAATTTGCGTACATGCACCAGTGGGAATTTTTACCAGAGCCATTACAAGGTTTTGGAATGCAAGCCAACCTCGCGTTACTGGACAGTGAGTTCACTACACCGGACGGGCGCAAATCCGCTTTCACCGGCACCTCCGATAAAGTCATCAATGCCTCGGTGTTTTATGAAAATTATGGTTGGTCGGTGCAATTAAATTGGCAGTGGCGCGATGCCTGGCTGGATGACATTTCTGCCGATGCCACCAGTGACTACTACTGGAAAGATACCGAGCGATTGGACTTGTCGGTGCGCTACCAACTTAACGACACCATCGGTTTTTATCTGGATGCCAATAACCTGAGTGACGAAATTGGTGTGCGCTATCAAGGTACAGAGGCATTACCAGTTGAAGTAGAAGGTTTTGGCCGCCGCTATTTGCTTGGTGTGCGCGCGAGCTTCTAA
- a CDS encoding TspO/MBR family protein — protein MSVLSAGLSRNQQIIGLFAWLLLSVVTAAIGSAASIQAAPFYAELIRPDWAPPAWLFGPVWTVLYALMAIAAWLVWRIDGFGANSGSRARMALLLFIAQLIANALWSWLFFYWRDSALAFVDIVLLWLLIAATLVMFWRITPAAGVLLVPYLLWVSFAAALNYSLWQLNLS, from the coding sequence ATGAGTGTTTTATCGGCAGGCCTTTCAAGAAATCAACAAATCATCGGCCTTTTCGCCTGGCTTTTGTTAAGTGTTGTAACTGCAGCGATTGGCAGCGCAGCATCTATTCAGGCAGCACCTTTCTATGCTGAATTAATACGCCCTGATTGGGCACCACCAGCCTGGCTGTTTGGGCCTGTGTGGACGGTGCTTTATGCGCTTATGGCGATTGCGGCATGGCTGGTATGGCGTATTGATGGATTTGGTGCAAATAGTGGCAGTAGGGCGCGCATGGCGCTGCTGTTGTTTATTGCTCAGCTGATCGCCAATGCACTCTGGAGCTGGCTATTTTTTTACTGGCGCGATAGTGCACTGGCGTTTGTCGATATAGTGCTGTTGTGGTTGCTGATTGCAGCTACTCTGGTGATGTTTTGGCGAATTACACCCGCTGCCGGTGTGTTGTTAGTTCCTTATTTACTGTGGGTGAGTTTTGCCGCTGCGCTCAACTATTCGCTATGGCAATTGAATCTCTCGTGA
- a CDS encoding ABC transporter ATP-binding protein, whose protein sequence is MNDSINNSAISLQSVQYAWAKQDSPFLAIDDLCIASGEKIFLYGASGSGKSTLLNLIAGVVSPRAGSIHVLGQDIARMSNRQRDQFRAQYMGIIFQQFNLIPYLNCVENLQMRVEFLPRDQKQSAVAQIPVLLERLGIANVAQQQANQLSVGQQQRVALARALLGSPRIIIADEPTSALDADLRETFMQLLFELLDEKTALLFVSHDQQLLPRFDRVLNMQDFRATAPDAQSQPEMQS, encoded by the coding sequence ATGAATGACAGCATCAACAACAGCGCAATTTCACTGCAATCCGTCCAGTATGCATGGGCTAAACAGGATTCCCCTTTTTTGGCGATAGATGATCTGTGTATCGCGTCAGGTGAAAAAATATTTCTGTACGGTGCCTCCGGGTCTGGCAAAAGTACGCTGCTGAATTTGATTGCTGGTGTGGTATCGCCACGCGCAGGCAGCATTCATGTATTGGGTCAAGATATAGCCCGTATGAGCAATCGCCAGCGCGACCAATTTCGCGCGCAATATATGGGCATTATTTTTCAGCAATTTAATTTAATTCCCTATTTGAATTGCGTGGAAAATTTACAGATGCGCGTAGAGTTTCTGCCGCGCGATCAAAAACAGAGTGCCGTTGCGCAGATTCCGGTTTTGTTGGAACGGTTGGGAATTGCCAATGTGGCGCAGCAGCAAGCGAACCAACTCAGTGTAGGGCAACAACAGCGTGTGGCGCTTGCGCGTGCCCTCTTGGGCAGCCCGCGCATTATTATTGCGGATGAACCTACGTCTGCACTTGATGCAGACCTGCGCGAAACCTTTATGCAGCTCTTGTTTGAATTGTTGGATGAAAAAACTGCGCTGCTGTTTGTCAGTCACGACCAGCAACTGTTGCCGCGTTTTGACCGCGTGCTCAATATGCAGGATTTTCGTGCAACAGCACCAGATGCGCAGTCACAACCGGAGATGCAGTCATGA
- a CDS encoding BlaI/MecI/CopY family transcriptional regulator, with protein MIKTKLPELSKAEFSLLHVLWKKQPLSVREIHDRLDNDWAYTTTKTVLDRLVTKQMLIRESAHGVNIYRPAIGRAAGMVHWVRFIADKVFELEPLEVVNLFAKRKTYSEEEIAELRQLLQDGDATAEDKTLDSDAPDYRPASTRDK; from the coding sequence GTGATAAAAACCAAATTGCCAGAATTGTCCAAAGCCGAATTTTCGTTGCTGCATGTATTGTGGAAAAAGCAGCCGCTATCAGTGCGGGAAATTCATGATCGGTTGGATAATGATTGGGCATACACCACCACCAAAACGGTGTTGGATCGTTTGGTTACCAAACAAATGTTGATCCGCGAGAGTGCGCATGGCGTGAATATTTATCGCCCCGCGATTGGGCGCGCGGCGGGTATGGTGCACTGGGTGCGCTTTATTGCCGATAAAGTGTTTGAGCTGGAGCCCTTGGAAGTGGTGAATTTATTTGCCAAACGCAAAACCTACAGCGAAGAAGAAATCGCAGAACTGCGCCAGTTGTTACAAGACGGCGATGCCACTGCTGAAGATAAAACCCTTGACAGCGATGCACCGGATTATCGCCCTGCATCCACCAGAGACAAATAA
- the creD gene encoding cell envelope integrity protein CreD, whose product MKKPLLFKLLTIGLLMLLLLIPLAMIGNSIDERKAYSEQVVQDIAKSSSYSQTITGPVLVVPYIKTERIAYLNDKKERVFEEKEIKGNLYFLPELLRVDTDMNTELRKRGIYRAHLYHTHNLLDGHFSVPEQFGLGDALAHYQLQPAYIAVGISDIRGIENALDLQWNQKTLTAEPGSHVSALGNGVHINVGNIEAAKKYSFSLPLQLQGTGHFNVIPVGKETHLELNSDWPHPSFIGDYLPVERSISSSGFSARWQTSFFSTNMSEVFARCVNNRECDSFNQIQMGVNLIDPINQYVKSDRAIKYALLFIALTFAGFFLFEILKRLQVHPIQYALVGLSLAFFYLLLISLSEHIGFAMAYGASAAACVSLIGFYVSYVLHSIARAFGFTLGLVLLYALLYGLLSAEDYALMMGSVLLFTMLGAFMALTRNVDWYNLSSASKTAGDAP is encoded by the coding sequence TTTATTGTTTAAATTACTCACCATCGGCCTGTTAATGCTGTTATTGCTGATTCCATTGGCGATGATTGGCAACTCCATCGATGAACGCAAAGCCTATAGCGAACAAGTGGTGCAAGACATTGCCAAAAGCTCCAGCTACAGCCAGACCATCACCGGCCCTGTATTGGTTGTTCCCTATATTAAAACCGAGCGCATCGCCTATCTGAACGACAAAAAAGAGCGTGTATTTGAAGAAAAAGAAATCAAGGGAAATTTGTATTTCTTACCTGAGTTGTTACGTGTAGATACCGACATGAACACCGAACTGCGCAAACGCGGCATTTATCGCGCGCATTTGTATCACACTCACAATCTATTGGACGGCCACTTTTCGGTGCCCGAGCAATTTGGTTTGGGCGATGCGTTAGCACATTACCAATTGCAACCTGCGTATATTGCAGTGGGCATTAGCGATATACGCGGCATCGAAAACGCACTTGATCTGCAATGGAACCAAAAGACATTGACGGCTGAACCGGGGAGCCACGTCAGTGCTTTGGGCAACGGCGTGCATATCAATGTAGGCAATATTGAAGCCGCCAAAAAATACAGCTTCTCACTGCCACTGCAATTACAAGGCACAGGGCATTTCAATGTGATTCCGGTAGGTAAAGAAACGCACCTTGAGCTTAACTCCGATTGGCCTCACCCGAGTTTTATTGGCGATTACCTGCCGGTAGAGCGCAGCATTTCCAGTAGCGGATTCTCCGCCCGTTGGCAGACCAGTTTTTTCTCTACCAATATGTCTGAAGTATTCGCGCGCTGCGTTAACAACCGTGAATGCGATAGTTTTAACCAAATCCAAATGGGCGTAAATTTAATTGACCCGATAAACCAATATGTAAAAAGTGATCGCGCAATTAAATACGCGTTGCTCTTTATCGCGCTCACCTTTGCCGGATTTTTCTTGTTTGAAATATTAAAACGTCTGCAGGTGCACCCTATTCAATACGCACTCGTCGGTTTATCGCTAGCCTTTTTTTATCTGCTGTTAATTTCACTATCCGAACATATTGGTTTTGCAATGGCGTATGGCGCTTCTGCAGCCGCGTGTGTAAGTTTGATTGGGTTTTATGTGAGTTACGTATTGCACAGTATTGCACGCGCATTCGGTTTTACCCTTGGGCTCGTGCTGTTATATGCATTGTTATACGGTTTGCTCAGTGCGGAAGATTACGCATTAATGATGGGATCGGTACTGCTCTTTACCATGCTCGGCGCATTTATGGCACTCACACGAAATGTAGATTGGTACAACCTGAGCAGCGCGAGTAAAACAGCAGGTGATGCACCATGA
- a CDS encoding tyrosine-protein phosphatase encodes MNLFAKKTLGISALAAALLIGGCQNTTHETAVTKSPVVIQHVQLLTQEQPLLASSLLVTWTLSDAKTPVDIYVANHPNDEKTLVARNVTGNSYLLQRTPNTRQYIFVQPNKGAGQWVAERVLPLEGGFNFRDLGGYRTNDGRMVQWGKIYRSGTMVDLTPHDFDYLGKLNISVMCDFRSREELQHEPTAWKSFAPNADFQTEDYSMRELISAEGALRFDQVKTAEQAQEMFKGFYRTAPYRFKQSLSNMFNALAENKAPLAFNCSAGKDRTGMAAALVLTALDVPRNVIEQDYALTERVANFGQREMLRRMRAEAQGKTAEAPHSGIAAMPAEARNVFMGSDPVFIQAMFAELEKNHGSARNFIRDELKIDDQKIAQIQKLYLTDMR; translated from the coding sequence ATGAACCTGTTTGCAAAAAAAACGCTCGGTATTAGTGCTCTCGCCGCAGCATTGTTAATCGGCGGTTGCCAAAACACGACGCACGAAACTGCTGTAACCAAGTCACCCGTCGTTATTCAACATGTACAATTGCTCACTCAAGAGCAGCCATTGCTAGCATCGTCACTGTTAGTAACCTGGACATTGAGCGATGCAAAAACACCGGTGGATATTTATGTCGCCAATCATCCCAACGATGAAAAAACACTGGTTGCGCGCAACGTTACCGGAAATAGTTATTTACTGCAGCGCACACCAAACACACGTCAATATATTTTTGTACAACCGAATAAAGGCGCAGGCCAGTGGGTAGCTGAACGCGTATTACCACTGGAGGGTGGATTTAATTTCCGTGACCTGGGCGGCTACAGAACCAACGATGGCCGCATGGTGCAATGGGGGAAAATTTACCGCAGCGGCACCATGGTGGATTTAACCCCGCATGATTTTGATTATCTCGGCAAATTGAATATCAGCGTAATGTGCGACTTCCGCTCGCGCGAAGAATTGCAACACGAACCCACTGCATGGAAATCTTTTGCTCCCAATGCCGATTTTCAAACTGAAGACTACTCAATGCGTGAATTAATATCTGCAGAAGGCGCACTGCGTTTTGATCAGGTAAAAACTGCAGAGCAAGCACAGGAAATGTTCAAAGGCTTTTATCGCACCGCCCCCTACCGCTTCAAACAAAGCCTGAGCAATATGTTCAACGCTCTGGCAGAAAACAAAGCGCCGCTGGCCTTCAATTGCTCAGCAGGCAAAGACCGCACCGGCATGGCCGCCGCGCTCGTACTCACTGCGTTGGATGTACCGCGCAATGTAATTGAACAAGATTATGCATTAACTGAAAGAGTCGCCAATTTTGGCCAACGTGAAATGCTGCGCCGCATGCGCGCCGAGGCGCAAGGCAAAACCGCCGAAGCGCCTCACTCAGGTATAGCGGCCATGCCTGCAGAAGCACGCAATGTCTTTATGGGTTCAGACCCGGTGTTTATTCAAGCGATGTTTGCAGAACTGGAAAAAAACCACGGCAGCGCGCGTAATTTTATCCGCGATGAATTGAAAATCGACGACCAAAAAATTGCGCAGATCCAGAAGTTATACTTAACCGATATGCGATAA
- a CDS encoding TonB-dependent receptor plug domain-containing protein, which produces MHRLPSHLPHFTRNLLSICCAAVMANAVHAQIDNDQQIETSPVIEELLVTATPIKDSQAESILRQREATNVVNIIAADDIGRFPDNTAAAALVRLPAVAVQRDQGQERYIQVRGAPARWTSVAFDGINVLGAEERIFRFDSVPAAIMDSVEISKTLTADMSADAQLFTRRQLQNLHIH; this is translated from the coding sequence ATGCACCGCCTGCCTTCGCATCTGCCACATTTCACCCGCAATTTACTCAGCATCTGCTGCGCTGCTGTCATGGCCAATGCCGTTCATGCGCAAATTGATAATGATCAACAAATAGAGACATCACCGGTCATTGAAGAATTATTGGTGACTGCAACGCCTATTAAAGACAGTCAGGCAGAATCGATTTTGCGCCAACGCGAAGCGACTAATGTGGTGAATATTATTGCCGCCGATGATATCGGCCGCTTCCCTGATAACACCGCCGCTGCTGCACTCGTGCGGTTACCGGCAGTTGCTGTGCAGCGCGACCAAGGGCAAGAGCGTTACATTCAAGTTCGCGGAGCACCGGCACGCTGGACCAGCGTTGCATTCGATGGAATTAATGTGTTGGGCGCAGAAGAGCGTATTTTCCGTTTTGATTCTGTGCCCGCCGCGATTATGGATTCAGTCGAAATTAGCAAAACACTCACTGCAGATATGTCAGCCGATGCGCAGTTATTTACAAGACGGCAATTACAAAACCTCCACATTCACTAA
- a CDS encoding tetratricopeptide repeat protein — translation MENSIREKAEALLEEGELVELYALLAPYLEQGDGYAQFLYSSFSLESLNETEDEFEARSMQLLNSASEAGVAEASYRLGVIYLYGDFVENNSTRSSDYFERAIAQGHSHSKFTYGFNLYYGVGDVQQDKTKGLKLLQEAAQEGIALAADELNMINAKK, via the coding sequence GTGGAAAATAGTATTAGAGAAAAAGCAGAAGCCTTGTTGGAAGAGGGTGAGTTAGTTGAGCTTTACGCATTGCTTGCGCCTTATCTAGAACAAGGAGATGGCTACGCACAATTTTTATATTCCAGTTTTAGTCTGGAAAGCTTGAATGAAACAGAAGATGAATTTGAAGCGCGCAGCATGCAATTGTTAAACAGCGCATCAGAAGCAGGCGTGGCAGAAGCATCGTATCGTTTGGGCGTTATTTATTTATATGGTGACTTTGTCGAGAACAACTCCACTCGCTCCAGCGATTATTTTGAGCGCGCTATCGCCCAAGGGCATTCCCATTCAAAATTCACCTACGGCTTTAATTTGTATTACGGCGTGGGCGATGTGCAACAGGATAAAACCAAAGGATTAAAACTGCTGCAAGAAGCCGCACAAGAGGGAATTGCCTTGGCGGCAGATGAATTGAACATGATTAACGCTAAAAAATGA
- a CDS encoding DUF3299 domain-containing protein encodes MMKLYPTKKASFPAHLCAFVILFFVSAAHAAPENLARPAVTVEWTELLPDEDLRLLESIPQIDHQSLSDDQLAQDAPAEGFNSNTSAFEDQIAKAIADSKQSIEDEKSGRSWRDALKSTKVRPEFNNKRIRIAGYIVPIEYDDNQVITEFFLVPYFGACIHVPPPPPNQLIYVKHPKGFTLPDLYTPFWVDGTVVIETQENDLGLSAYSMRNVKLERYEEPEEPEFLN; translated from the coding sequence ATGATGAAACTCTATCCAACAAAAAAAGCTTCTTTTCCAGCTCACTTATGTGCGTTTGTAATCCTGTTTTTTGTTAGTGCCGCTCACGCAGCGCCCGAAAATTTGGCGCGCCCCGCGGTGACAGTGGAATGGACAGAATTGTTGCCCGACGAGGATTTGCGCTTATTGGAATCTATTCCGCAAATCGATCACCAATCACTCAGCGATGACCAACTCGCGCAGGATGCACCCGCCGAGGGGTTCAATAGCAACACATCGGCATTTGAAGATCAAATCGCCAAGGCTATTGCTGATTCAAAGCAATCAATAGAGGATGAAAAATCCGGCCGCAGTTGGCGCGATGCCCTTAAATCCACCAAAGTTCGCCCCGAATTTAATAACAAACGCATCCGCATTGCGGGTTACATAGTGCCTATTGAATACGACGATAACCAAGTCATCACCGAATTTTTTCTGGTGCCCTACTTCGGCGCTTGCATCCATGTTCCACCACCGCCGCCCAACCAATTAATTTACGTTAAGCACCCCAAGGGTTTTACCTTGCCCGATTTGTACACACCCTTTTGGGTTGATGGCACGGTGGTGATAGAAACCCAGGAAAATGATCTTGGATTATCGGCCTACTCCATGCGCAATGTAAAACTGGAACGCTATGAAGAACCCGAAGAACCGGAGTTTTTGAATTAA
- a CDS encoding M23/M56 family metallopeptidase, giving the protein MEKFAYSLTDYSFLALSIGERLLFLSFAGWLLLWLVARTFHRNGNAVKKGKRVAMAPLWMVYLLWLVPAASPFFPAMPQAWLENTGMLSGFLSHAMLENPCAISPVERLGSSLLASSSLFTDSHLLLLLWCCVSILLLLRVCVRRAQFYTRVRRAAVITDDNILMILMKLREDFSISRPVRLCTSDDYSAPFTMGVFRPVIFVPQTLLQQLTTPELKAVLAHECAHIARRDDIAVCWQQLVSVVFFFNPLLGYANRQLAQMREICCDHLAIRRCGFDPRVYARALLRVIEQLGGGIKEQRGIPVPALLAQDVQLRLQALVSPNADTYRWWPPLTLLVCLLCVSFFLGGTGKPVSPVIQGDAVKALVNIPYAMPLENGRITGGVHFHEPLGCYLPTRDAFHAGIDFAPAAASATATPVRSFAAGVIESITKPPHDIGFMVRISHPQGLQSTYVRLDQVTVPVGTHLKVGQVFASMGAKPQTNHLHFELTHRGQILDPAVLFAK; this is encoded by the coding sequence GTGGAAAAATTTGCTTATTCGCTAACGGATTATTCGTTTCTTGCGCTTTCAATTGGCGAGCGTTTGTTATTTTTATCCTTTGCAGGCTGGCTGTTGCTGTGGTTGGTTGCGCGCACGTTTCATCGCAATGGCAATGCTGTTAAAAAAGGCAAGCGTGTTGCTATGGCACCACTGTGGATGGTGTATTTGCTTTGGTTGGTGCCTGCGGCCTCGCCGTTTTTTCCTGCTATGCCGCAAGCTTGGTTGGAAAATACTGGCATGTTGTCCGGGTTTTTATCCCATGCCATGTTGGAAAACCCCTGCGCGATTTCACCGGTAGAACGTTTGGGAAGTTCGCTGCTTGCCTCATCAAGTCTGTTTACTGATAGCCACCTACTGCTGCTGTTGTGGTGTTGCGTCAGCATCCTATTGCTGCTGCGGGTGTGTGTAAGGCGCGCGCAATTTTATACTCGCGTCCGCCGCGCTGCGGTGATCACAGATGACAATATTCTGATGATACTAATGAAGCTGCGTGAGGATTTTTCAATCTCGCGTCCGGTTCGGCTGTGCACCTCCGATGATTATTCCGCACCCTTTACTATGGGTGTATTTCGCCCGGTTATTTTTGTTCCGCAAACCTTATTGCAACAATTAACTACCCCCGAGTTAAAAGCAGTGTTGGCTCACGAGTGTGCGCACATTGCACGGCGCGATGATATTGCAGTTTGCTGGCAGCAACTGGTCAGTGTGGTGTTTTTTTTCAATCCGTTATTGGGCTACGCCAATCGTCAGTTGGCGCAGATGCGTGAAATTTGTTGTGACCATTTGGCGATCCGCCGCTGTGGTTTTGATCCACGTGTTTACGCGCGCGCGTTATTGCGTGTGATTGAACAACTCGGTGGAGGCATAAAAGAACAGAGGGGAATTCCTGTACCCGCATTACTCGCACAAGATGTGCAATTGCGTTTGCAAGCGTTGGTGAGCCCCAATGCCGACACCTATCGCTGGTGGCCGCCACTGACGTTGCTTGTCTGTTTATTGTGTGTGAGTTTTTTTCTGGGCGGTACGGGTAAACCGGTATCGCCTGTTATCCAGGGCGATGCGGTAAAAGCGCTGGTTAACATCCCCTATGCAATGCCATTAGAAAACGGGCGTATTACCGGCGGCGTGCATTTTCATGAGCCATTAGGTTGCTATTTACCAACACGTGATGCATTTCATGCAGGGATTGATTTTGCACCTGCTGCTGCAAGCGCGACCGCTACACCGGTGCGGTCATTTGCTGCGGGTGTCATTGAAAGTATTACCAAACCACCGCACGATATTGGTTTTATGGTGCGCATATCCCACCCGCAAGGCTTGCAATCCACCTATGTGCGTTTGGATCAGGTAACTGTACCTGTCGGTACGCACCTGAAGGTCGGGCAGGTATTTGCCAGCATGGGCGCAAAACCGCAAACCAATCATCTTCATTTTGAATTAACTCATCGCGGGCAAATACTTGATCCGGCTGTTTTGTTTGCAAAATAA